In Pseudomonadota bacterium, the following proteins share a genomic window:
- a CDS encoding ATP-dependent zinc protease, whose protein sequence is MAQSLTRALAGALLCVALGAAGGFAVGHYHANRDTLPAVVPVTIDESGQVFQARLDTGAVVSSINAHELKVLDSDGPPSGRDTGKMISFVLINERGERHPLVAKIAQVRGIRSADCREVRYHVYLTVKFRGNSYRVLTNLNDRSNAGDMLLLGRNWLRNGFAVAAVGAPEI, encoded by the coding sequence ATGGCGCAGTCGCTGACCAGGGCCCTGGCGGGCGCGCTGCTGTGCGTGGCGCTGGGCGCGGCGGGCGGATTCGCCGTCGGCCACTACCACGCCAATCGCGATACCCTGCCGGCGGTGGTGCCGGTCACCATCGATGAATCGGGCCAGGTGTTCCAGGCGCGGCTCGATACCGGTGCGGTGGTGTCGTCCATCAACGCTCATGAACTCAAAGTGCTGGACAGCGATGGGCCGCCGTCGGGCCGGGATACCGGCAAGATGATCAGTTTCGTGTTGATCAACGAGCGTGGCGAGCGCCATCCACTGGTCGCGAAGATTGCCCAGGTGCGCGGCATACGCAGCGCCGATTGTCGCGAAGTGCGCTACCACGTTTATCTCACCGTTAAGTTTCGCGGCAACAGTTACCGCGTGTTGACCAATCTCAATGACCGCAGCAACGCCGGCGACATGCTCCTGCTCGGCCGCAACTGGTTGCGTAACGGATTTGCCGTGGCCGCGGTCGGAGCACCGGAAATATGA